In the Primulina tabacum isolate GXHZ01 chromosome 7, ASM2559414v2, whole genome shotgun sequence genome, atTTTCCATATAAATGTTTATCCTTCAAAGTCTGCAAAACTAATTGCAAATGTTCTCTATGCTCCTCTACagttcgtgagtagatgagaatatcatgtATAAACACAATCACGAACCTGTCTAGGAATGGCTTGAAAATTCtgttcattagatccataaatgcagctggtgcattcgttagtccaaatggcattacaagaaattcataatgcccgtacctggttctgaaggcaGTCTTTGAAATATCATCTGACTTCACTTTTAATTGATGATAGCCTGTTCGTAGATCAATTTTCGAAAAGATAGCAGCTCCTTGtagttgatcaaacaaatcatcaattctagggagtggatatttatttttgattgtcactttgttcaactcccgataatcaatgcatagaCGAAGAgtaccgtctttctttttcacaaacaaaacagGAGCACCCCACGGTGAAAAGCTCGGTGTAATAAACCCTTTATCAAGCAACTCCTATAACtgttctttcagttatttcatttctgtaggagctaatcgataaggagcttttgagatcggatgagTTCCTGCACTTGCTACGGTGAATGGTTCAGCTCCTACTGGTGCAAACTTGATCATCTTTATGCCAcagtcaatagtaactctgtacttcgagagccaatccattcccaatatcacatcaaaatcGGTCATTTTCAAAACAATCAATTCAACATACATCTGATGGCCTTGGGCATATATTGGACATCCTCGCACAATCTGATCTGTCTGTAATTCTTGCCCGGAAGGTAAGGCTATGGCGAGTTGTGTCTCTGTTGTACTTGGTGTAATGTCCAGTCTCTTTACAGGCGAttccgaaataaaagaatgcgtggctcctgaatctagtaaaacaatagTAGTAATACCAGAAACCAAGAACATACCGGTGATCATCGATGTATCTGCATCCACTTCTTCTTTGGTCATGGAGAAAAGGCGTCCCTGTACTTTCTCAGAACTTCCTGGACAATTCTTGGCGAGATGTCCTGGCTTCTTGCAACGATAACAGACATTAGAACCCTGCATACACTCCCCGCCATGGAGTTTGCCACATTTAGGACAAGGTGGCCTGTCCTGTTCTTTACGTGGAGGGGGACCCTTGCTACGGGGTTCCTCTGGTCGAGCACCTTTGCTATCGGTCTTTTTGCCTTGTCCTGTTCCTTGGCTCTTTTGAAAGTATTGTTGCCTTCGTTGTTGCCTGTCTATGTCAATGTCATGTTCATCTTGTTCTGCCATAAGTGCTCTTTCTACTATCTCCCCGTATGTAGCAACTTTCGACATTCTtacatctcttttaatttcagagcGAAGTCTCCGCATGAAATGTTCGCCCTTACTGGTGTCATCTTgtgcaatatatggtacatattggactCCGGCCTCAAATTGTTGAATATATTCAGTCATTGACATGGTTCCTTGCTTCAAATTCAGAAAATCACTGGCTTTCTTGGCTCGTACGTCTTTACTGAAATATTTGTTATAAAACACAGTTTTGAAAGTTCCCCATGTCAATGGTCCAACTGGTAATGCCACTTTTGCACTTTCCCACCATATTCTTGCATGTTTTGTTAAGAGAAAGATGGCACAAGTCACTTGGTCAGCATCATCCATATGAAGGTAGGAGAAGATGGAATCCAATGACTTAATCCACTCTTCTGCTATTGCTGGATCGGTGCTTCCCATGAATTCCGGAGGATTCAAACGTCTAAAACGATCATATACGTCGGTTTGAACAGGCCCATGTCGGTGTACTATGGCTTGTGCTTGTGCCTGTTCTTGAGTAGTCCGTTGCATTTCCAGTAGCTGCTGTATTTGTTCACCATGGACCTTTGCTTGTTGTTGGAGTAATTGGGCGAAGTCATCTACAGGTCGTGGCGCACTACCTTCACCTTCGACTGCTGGGGCCTTGCCCTTAGATGACTCTCCCTCATGTACTTTACGTTTCGGTGGCATCGTTGCTTATCTTAACCTACATGTAGGATACATAGACACATAACTTAGCATAAACTATGGAAtacaaagatacttacttgTCGAGTTCCCCATGTGTGGATGAAGTGAAGTGTCTTTCCTGTCAAAGAAccgtgggctctgataccataaaaatgtcacaccctaactctatacttgacatgattaATGATACTTATACTTGTAATCTAaaaatgtcacacccttactctatacttgacatgattaATGATACTTATACTTGTAATCAAAATaaggtttgaatgatataatTATAGTATGAAGTAAATCAAACAAGAGGCATCACTTTGATGGTTtacaaaaattttggcatgatgtccctatattttgtataCACCAAAACTCAAGCAATACTATTCATACACATTTATAAACATATTCTCATATACCAACATACTTTGTATCATCATACATAACAtggaacttgtttcaaaccctcatataaaatttacaacaatacatatgcggaagctatacaataagaggtcccggttcttgtcgaggtagggcacgtcacaagcatccattggcgaaccggcatcctatgtctcttcactacctgatcctgtaacaCATGAGCTacttgagtttataaaactcaataagttggcacttatacgtatcaatataCATCGAAGGAAcgtacatatcaagtcgtgacaacaatgaatcttaAAAACATGTCATACCGTAGCATATAttcaatgttcatttttgtacttgagcctcattagttgacctgtactaccgtgcttgctttattatatagctactactgtgttggacgtcagggaacAATCTTTGGCatccccacgccccatgaacatatattggccaatagctttggtggacttaaaaccacccatgatgtcaacaagctctatatcatgtaaaaatcagtccttttcctttcatgtccatgttcatgttcatgacatagcatccatcttcaatattcatgagttccttacatatttaatacataacaatggaatatggtgctatgttttcatcaataaacatactaaaaatgtacatatagcaatagaAAATGCgaagcatttgaaattcatgatattactcatgtattacttcaagaacatgccaacttactgtccaagcgtaagaacactggtttgagacgatgttcCTTGTTCCTATGCTGTCAAACATATCATTAATTCAATTACTATATCTATTCTAGGTGAAAATCACTCCTCTACATGTAGAAcactaaaagagaagaaaacttacacatATATGATGtccttgtgatggagaactaagtTCTTACATCAAAGTGATGAAAGGAATGAAGAAAGGGGCTTTTGGAAGAAAATTTCTT is a window encoding:
- the LOC142550596 gene encoding uncharacterized protein LOC142550596, with product MPPKRKVHEGESSKGKAPAVEGEGSAPRPVDDFAQLLQQQAKVHGEQIQQLLEMQRTTQEQAQAQAIVHRHGPVQTDVYDRFRRLNPPEFMGSTDPAIAEEWIKSLDSIFSYLHMDDADQVTCAIFLLTKHARIWWESAKVALPVGPLTWGTFKTVFYNKYFSKDVRAKKASDFLNLKQGTMSMTEYIQQFEAGVQYVPYIAQDDTSKGEHFMRRLRSEIKRDVRMSKVATYGEIVERALMAEQDEHDIDIDRQQRRQQYFQKSQGTGQGKKTDSKGARPEEPRSKGPPPRKEQDRPPCPKCGKLHGGECMQGSNVCYRCKKPGHLAKNCPGSSEKVQGRLFSMTKEEVDADTSMITGMFLVSGITTIVLLDSGATHSFISESPVKRLDITPKEHREHLQLVLQTLKDKHLYGKWKKCEFWLEQISSLGHIISKEGISVDPSKIEAVNNWLRPTTVTEFPRVKGKIDSAPVLAIPEGSGDFIVYSDASKQGLGAVLMQHGKTGSRPKKIQILNSSN